The Planctomycetaceae bacterium genome segment ACCATTTGCCGGACTGTCCGTATAAAGCACGGCTGCAAAATCAGCGGCTGTTTCAGCGGCGGCAATAACAGCCAATGTATATCTTCTCAATTGGGCAAAAAGCGGCAACGCAGGAGTGATTTCCGGAATGCCCCTGCTTTGGCCGGGCCTGTCTACCCTGAACCAATGAATCATTGACTCGGCATCAATAGTGTTATATTCACAAAAAGCTGTACTCGACATTGAGCCGGGATGGTTTTTGAGAACGAAATAGCCGGCAGGATTGCCAAAAGAATCGAATTCGATTCCATCTACCTGATTGTTTGACATGTAGTTTTTTGACCACGGCGTTGAAATCTGGTCTGCTTCGATTAATCTTAAATCAAGTTTTACCGGAGAATTTAGATTACGGTTGACTGAAAGTATTCCGAATGCTTCACCATCAGATGCTCTTGCCATTCGCATAGTACGAAGTTTTTGAGCGAGGCGGATTTGTGAAGCCCAGTTCATAAACTCTGTTTCAATGATGCCGTTACCATAATCATCATCGGTCAGCATCTGGAGCCGTGGCCCTGTGCCAACAACATCATTGGCAAGCGTAGTAACTATGCCGCGAGCATAACTGTTATTGGCAACTTCGTAGCGAGAGCGGTTACGAAGAGTTTTGCGGACATCAGGGCTTGCAGCGCTATCAGCAGAAAGCGAATCTGCATTTAACCAGTGGCGATGATTATCAGTTGTGGTCTGGGCAGCATCAAACCTCGCCCGCAGGATACGTCCTGCCGACTGAAAGGTCTTTTGCTTTTTATTTTTACCAAACCACCACATTATTCTGCTCCTGGAGGTGATAATTTTGAGAATTTAATACCAAGACCTTTTCTCTGGGTCGCATTCTTACTTGCCAGGTATTTATCCGCCGCAATCTGGTCTGCCAGCGGATGCTGCTCGACGGAAACCCCGTCGCTGGAAACTTTTGCGGGGCCGGATGCGTTATCCTTTATTTTTTCTTCTAAATTTTCAGTCATAATTGCGGGAGAAGGATTCGAACCTTCATCTTCCAGGATATGAACCTGCCCGAGCTGCCATTGCTCTATCCCGCCAAAGCAACTAAATACACGAATACAAAAAAACAAGCCGTCCGGGTGTTCGGCCCCGAACGGCTTTTATATTTTCTGGATTACCTGCGAGGATCAGTCGCAAGCTACCCGCGTTATTTAGTTGTCAAGTTTGATTATGACATGTGGAAATCGGTA includes the following:
- a CDS encoding phage portal protein, whose protein sequence is MWWFGKNKKQKTFQSAGRILRARFDAAQTTTDNHRHWLNADSLSADSAASPDVRKTLRNRSRYEVANNSYARGIVTTLANDVVGTGPRLQMLTDDDYGNGIIETEFMNWASQIRLAQKLRTMRMARASDGEAFGILSVNRNLNSPVKLDLRLIEADQISTPWSKNYMSNNQVDGIEFDSFGNPAGYFVLKNHPGSMSSTAFCEYNTIDAESMIHWFRVDRPGQSRGIPEITPALPLFAQLRRYTLAVIAAAETAADFAAVLYTDSPANGEAANLEPMDVVQLEKRMATTLPDGWKLGQIEAHQPTTTYGEFKNQILNEIARCLNMPFNIAACNSSGYNYASGRLDHQTYYKSIRVDQADIGTCHI